In Eupeodes corollae chromosome 3, idEupCoro1.1, whole genome shotgun sequence, a single genomic region encodes these proteins:
- the LOC129950782 gene encoding uncharacterized protein LOC129950782, whose protein sequence is MCFFKLLLLSIQLGSVNGINIGFNNLIEKVYIESNSATLAFVGFDEEFLGKFMRINSNKPILNFQTSTNLDETINRNTILIVKEEKDTNSLFALFHRVIQKLKVRKCVIVLTENSESLQNHFEFFWEQKFKRIFGFCKNISYAYLNYADDPMQQISLRKDRPLPNAMTNLNGFPVRTTVQKDIPRSFWYHDKKGRRKIGGYSGQIFANFIIKHNATYEEVILENSDKLILGAVIYASKNGDVDISTNIFSPVPECDLSYPLKFNVYCVMVPWNRNVNSHQYFIRPFSPMLWLCLLITSIYISLMDYLKDFYSSYEADLWQSFSETFMRVGNMPTRIPTTAYRFHSQVLIFSFIFGNYYLDYFTSFLTAFIKVKQYETFKDLYDNNISLMLPYYEVNYLQIIHPELRDDTYFHKILYPVDYLSYIENLNSMRNTKHAYTVSRDRGQFLIRLQAFFEEPLFRTVQISSEYFQNFVLEPHSHFKEILNDFIVRSFETGLIMKWEIDTIAQAISVGFQSELRQKVIKPILHVPLTMKHLSFALIFLICGWFLGGIVLVCETIPKIGWAVLKEKLNNLKPSYKINNSKN, encoded by the coding sequence atgtgCTTTTTCAAACTTCTTCTCCTGTCAATTCAGCTTGGATCTGTTAATGGAATTAACATTGGCTTCAATAATCTCATTGAAAAAGTTTACATTGAAAGTAATTCAGCTACGTTGGCTTTTGTTGGATTTGATGAGGAGTTCCTTGGAAAATTTATGAGAATTAATAGCAACAAACcaatattgaattttcaaaCCTCCACGAATTTAGATGAAACTATTAATAGAAACACTATTTTGATAgtcaaagaagaaaaagatacaaactccttatttgctttatttcatcgtgtaattcaaaaacttaaagttcgtaaatgTGTCATTGTTTTGACAGAAAATTCTGAATCTCTTCAAAAtcactttgaatttttttgggagcaaaaatttaaaagaatttttggtttctgcaaaaatatttcgtATGCTTATCTCAACTATGCTGACGACCCCATGCAACAGATATCCCTGAGAAAAGACCGTCCACTTCCCAATGCAATGACGAACTTAAATGGTTTTCCAGTACGAACAACAGTTCAAAAAGATATTCCAAGAAGTTTTTGGTATCATGATAAAAAAGGACGACGAAAAATTGGAGGATATTCCGGACAGATATTTGCAAATTTCATCATCAAACACAATGCCACCTATGAAGAAGTAATCCTTGAGAATTCAGATAAGTTGATTTTGGGAGCAGTCATTTATGCCAGTAAAAACGGTGATGTTGACATATCAACGAATATATTTTCTCCAGTTCCGGAATGTGATTTAAGTTATCCTTTGAAGTTCAACGTGTATTGTGTAATGGTGCCGTGGAATCGTAATGTAAATTCTCACCAATACTTCATACGGCCGTTTTCTCCAATGCTCTGGCTATGTCTTTTGAtcacttcaatttatatttcctTGATGGACTACTTGAAGGACTTCTATTCGAGTTATGAAGCTGATTTATGGCAAAGTTTTAGTGAAACATTTATGAGGGTTGGCAATATGCCCACAAGGATCCCTACCACCGCGTATCGTTTTCATTCTCAGGTTCTgatattttcattcattttcggAAACTACTACCTCGACTATTTCACATCATTCCTGACAGCGTTCATCAAAGTCAAACAATACGAAACATTCAAGGATTTATACGACAATAATATAAGCCTCATGCTGCCCTATTACGAAGTCAATTATCTACAAATCATCCATCCAGAACTACGAGATGACACCTATTTCCACAAGATCCTCTATCCAGTCGACTATCTGAGTTATATTGAAAACTTGAACTCAATGCGTAACACCAAACATGCTTACACCGTTTCACGTGATAGAGGTCAATTCTTGATTCGATTGCAAGCTTTCTTTGAAGAACCCTTATTTCGAACAGTTCAAATTTCCTcggaatattttcaaaattttgttctagAACCACATTCACATTTTAAGgagattttaaatgattttattgtgAGGAGTTTTGAAACAGGATTGATAATGAAATGGGAGATTGATACAATTGCACAGGCGATAAGTGTTGGTTTTCAATCGGAATTGAGACAAAAAGTTATTAAACCAATATTGCATGTTCCCTTGACAATGAAACACTTGAGTTTTGCATTGATTTTTCTGATATGTGGATGGTTTTTGGGGGGAATTGTGTTGGTTTGTGAGACGATACCGAAAATTGGTTGGGCAGTTTTGAAGGAgaaattgaataatttgaaaCCTTCCtacaaaatcaacaattctAAGAATTAA